A stretch of DNA from Methanolinea mesophila:
CTCTACGCGGTGGTCCCATTCTATAATACGGCCACGATCACCACCGAGTTCAACATCCCTGACGAGGTGGCGGGGAAGGACTACCGCGTCGATATCGTGCCAGGCCCGCCCTCGCGCCCCTACGACAGTCAGATTCTTATCTCCGGCGGCAACTATCAGAGTGAGATATCGCTCGCAGGGATCGGGGCCACGGTCTTCGGGACTGCGGAGGGGAACACCACCGCGAGCGGCGTGAACGAGATCTACTATCATTATCCGTAAGGAGGGAAGTGAACCAATGAAAT
This window harbors:
- a CDS encoding DUF7266 family protein translates to MRRRSGTGTSERADPESGVSPMVEYIIISGILLLLLVIVVPLVTTVFIDQPTNQLITYAFTDIGNGVSTRIVDLYAVVPFYNTATITTEFNIPDEVAGKDYRVDIVPGPPSRPYDSQILISGGNYQSEISLAGIGATVFGTAEGNTTASGVNEIYYHYP